From Carya illinoinensis cultivar Pawnee chromosome 5, C.illinoinensisPawnee_v1, whole genome shotgun sequence, one genomic window encodes:
- the LOC122311200 gene encoding MLP-like protein 43: MSSSLSGKLSIETEAKSSAPALYEALAKRLYEAPKLCPTYIQKVDLVEGNWEEVGAVMNWHLLYEGKTVISKEIYENIDDEKLSVTFKVIGGLLAEAYKSFKFVFQAIPKREGCLGRWIVEYEKLNAEIPDPKQMLQFSAGLTKEIDDNLIMIKSN; this comes from the exons atgtCTTCTTCTCTGTCTGGTAAGTTAAGTATTGAAACAGAGGCCAAGTCATCTGCTCCTGCTTTATACGAGGCTCTCGCGAAACGATTGTACGAGGCACCAAAACTTTGCCCTACCTATATACAGAAAGTTGATTTAGTAGAAGGTAACTGGGAAGAGGTGGGTGCTGTCATGAACTGGCATCTTTTATACG AGGGGAAAACTGTAATTTCCAAGGAGATATATGAGAACATAGATGACGAAAAACTATCGGTCACTTTCAAGGTGATAGGAGGATTACTCGCAGAGGCATACAAAAGTTTCAAGTTCGTTTTTCAGGCCATTCCAAAGAGAGAGGGATGCTTGGGCCGTTGGATTGTTGAATATGAGAAACTTAACGCGGAGATCCCAGATCCAAAACAAATGCTTCAGTTTTCAGCTGGTCTTACCAAAGAGATAGATGATAATCTTATCATGATCAAGAGCAATTAA